The Chloroflexota bacterium genomic interval GCATCAGGCGGCGAACGGAGTCGAGCTGAAAGCCTGGGGCGAACTCACGCCCGACTTTGTCGTCACATTCACCAAGTATGCAATTGTCGTGTCGATGTATCTCGCCGCATGGCGGCTGGCGAGAACCGATCAGATTTGGGGTAGCGGCGGCTCCCCCCGATTCTTCTCCGCCATAGCGATTTCGATCTACGCGAGCGGATTCCTTTTCTTCGCACCACAGATACGAGCCCTCGACCAGGGCATGGAGTGGATTTTCTACATCCTGATAGTCGTCTTCGCCACCGACACCTGCGCCTATTTCGTCGGGCGCACCATAGGCAAGACGCCGCTTGCGCCGAACATCAGCCCGAACAAGACGCGCGAAGGGTCTATCGGCGGGTTTGTCGGCGCGGTCGTCGCAAGCGCGCTTTCCGTGAACCTGCTCGGCTTAAATGCTATAATGATGGAAGCGATACTGTTGGGCGCGCTCATCGGCATTCTAGCGCAGATAGGCGACCTCGTCGAATCCTCGATGAAGCGCAAGGCGGGCGTCAAGGATTCAGGCTTTCTGATTCCGGGGCACGGCGGTCTTCTCGACAGAATCGACTCGATTCTTTTCCCCCTGCCGGTCGTATTCTACTTCGTGATATGGGAAGTACAACAAAAGGGCTTGCTATCCTAGGCTCTACGGGCTCCATAGGCACGCAGACGCTGGACATCGTGCGCACTTTTCCGCATGATTTCGTCGTTGTGGGACTCGCCGCGCGCCGTAGCCACAGCCTTCTCGCACAACAGATTCGCGAGTTTCATCCTGCGATGGCTTATTGCGAAAGCAGAGAATTCGAGCGGGAGTTCCTCGACGAACACCGCTGCGCCAGCTGCAACATCGACGACATGGCGTCCTGTGCCGATGTGGACATCATGGTCGCGGCGACGACGGGCGATGTCGCCATTCCTGCCACATTCGCCGGCATAGAGGCGGGCAAGGACATCGCGCTCGCCAACAAGGAAACTGTCGTCATCGCGGGCGACCTGGTGACCCGCGCGGCGCGTGAGCATCGTGTCTCGCTGCTGCCTTTAGACAGCGAGCCGAACGCTATATGGCAGTGCCTGCGCGGCGAGGACAGGACGATTTCCAAGCTGATTATTACCGCGTCGGGCGGCGCATTCCGCGATACGCCCCTCGACCAGCTCGCCGGCGTTACGCGCGAACAGGCGCTGCGCCATCCAACCTGGCGTATGGGCGCGAAGATAACCGTGGACTCCGCAACGATGATGAACAAGGCGTTTGAGGTCATCGAAGCGCACTGGCTATTCGGTGTGGACTGGGACGACATCGATGTGGTCATTCACCCGCAGAGTATGATTCATTCGATGGTGGAGTTCGTGGACGGCTCGGTGAAGGCGCAGATAAGCCCGCCGGACATGCGCCTGCCAATCCAATATGCGCTCTTCTACCCGCGCCGCCTGCACAACCCCGCCATCACCCCGTTCAACCCGCTCGCTACCGGAGCGCTAAACTTCGATCCGATGGACGAATCGCGCTATCCGTGCTTCTACTTCGCGCTGGAAGTTGCGCGGCGCGGCGGCACTTGGCCTGCCGCACTATGCGGCGCGGACGATGCCGCCGTGGACCTGTTCCTAGACGGCAAGATTGGCTTCTTGGAGATTAAGGAAGTCATCGCGGACGCGCTGCGCGACCACCGCAATATCGAAGAGCCAACATTGCAGGACGCGCTGGACGCCGCTGCAACCGCGCGGCAGCGCGCCGCAAGTACCGTGGAGGTATAACTCTCTTGTTCGATCTTCCCTCATGGCTGCTCGTATTCCCCGTGCTGGGCTTTCTCATCTTCATCCACGAGATGGGGCACTTCCTGACCGCTAAGTGGTTTGGCATCACGGTCAAGGAGTTCGGCTTCGGCTTTCCGCCGCGACTTGTCGGCGTGCGCTTTTCGCCGGGCGGCACGATCTATTCCATAAACTGGATTCCGTTGGGCGGCTTCGTGCGAATGGTCGGAGAGCACGGCGAGGGCATCGAAGAGGGCAAGTATGTGCGGCAAAAGCCAGACAAGAATGTGATTCTCATAAGAGGCAGGCACAACTACCCTGACTTCTACGGCTTGTTCGCCGTCCCGCGAGACGCATCACAGGAGGACATCCGAAGGTCGTATGTCGAGCTGGTCGAACTTATCAACCTGCGTGAACCGGAGCGCCGCGACCGTATGCTGCACACGCTGCAAATCGCGTACAGCGAGCTGTCCAATCCGGAAAAGCGCGCCGCCTACGACGAGCTTATCAAGAATGTAAAAATGGAACCTGCCGACCCGCCGGACTACTACGGGCTGCTCGAAGTCGCGCCGAACGCCACGCAGCAGGAAATAGACGATGGCTATGCGGAGCTTGTCGATCTGATAAACAAGAAGAATCCGGATAACCGCGCCGGCATGCTGCGATACGCCGAACACGCCCACTCTGTTGTGTCCGACCCGGAATCGCGCGAGTCATACGACCGCCGGCT includes:
- a CDS encoding 1-deoxy-D-xylulose-5-phosphate reductoisomerase; this encodes MGSTTKGLAILGSTGSIGTQTLDIVRTFPHDFVVVGLAARRSHSLLAQQIREFHPAMAYCESREFEREFLDEHRCASCNIDDMASCADVDIMVAATTGDVAIPATFAGIEAGKDIALANKETVVIAGDLVTRAAREHRVSLLPLDSEPNAIWQCLRGEDRTISKLIITASGGAFRDTPLDQLAGVTREQALRHPTWRMGAKITVDSATMMNKAFEVIEAHWLFGVDWDDIDVVIHPQSMIHSMVEFVDGSVKAQISPPDMRLPIQYALFYPRRLHNPAITPFNPLATGALNFDPMDESRYPCFYFALEVARRGGTWPAALCGADDAAVDLFLDGKIGFLEIKEVIADALRDHRNIEEPTLQDALDAAATARQRAASTVEV
- a CDS encoding phosphatidate cytidylyltransferase — its product is MHSQAVSSHAVPEQAGEGSVLLRFASAAFGLPILAFVVWFGPPDQEIHWFSAFIFIVAIIATVEVRQLAAKWGESVHVGIPVILTAFMISSGHQAANGVELKAWGELTPDFVVTFTKYAIVVSMYLAAWRLARTDQIWGSGGSPRFFSAIAISIYASGFLFFAPQIRALDQGMEWIFYILIVVFATDTCAYFVGRTIGKTPLAPNISPNKTREGSIGGFVGAVVASALSVNLLGLNAIMMEAILLGALIGILAQIGDLVESSMKRKAGVKDSGFLIPGHGGLLDRIDSILFPLPVVFYFVIWEVQQKGLLS